Proteins from one Triticum aestivum cultivar Chinese Spring chromosome 7A, IWGSC CS RefSeq v2.1, whole genome shotgun sequence genomic window:
- the LOC123147160 gene encoding probable CCR4-associated factor 1 homolog 7, with protein sequence MSAPPPPASSDDDGKPADEEGVEIREVWANNLEAEFAVIRDVVDDYPYIAMDTEFPGIVCRPLGSFRSNDEYNYATLKANVDMLSLIQLGLTLSDENGALPARGTGGRPCAWQFNFRGFDPRSDPANADSIDLLRNSGIDFDRFTTEGADTGHFAELLMSSGVLLNAELQWVTFHSGYDFGYLLKLLTGRNLPDTMPGFFDLIRIYFPVLYDIKHLMKYCGSLHGGLSKLGELLGVQRVGICHQAGSDSLLTLQCFQKLKEAYFRGSTENYAGVLYGLISDGGENRPPAALLIE encoded by the coding sequence ATGTCTGCCCCACCACCCCCCGCCTCCTCCGACGATGATGGTAAGCCCGCCGACGAGGAGGGCGTAGAGATCCGCGAGGTATGGGCGAACAACCTCGAGGCGGAGTTCGCCGTGATCCGTGACGTCGTCGACGATTACCCGTACATCGCCATGGACACCGAGTTCCCGGGCATCGTGTGCCGCCCGCTCGGGAGCTTTCGCTCCAATGACGAGTACAACTACGCCACCCTCAAGGCCAACGTCGACATGCTGAGCCTCATCCAGCTTGGTCTCACCCTCTCCGACGAGAACGGCGCACTCCCGGCCAGGGGCACGGGGGGGCGCCCCTGCGCCTGGCAGTTCAACTTTCGGGGCTTCGATCCGCGCTCAGACCCCGCCAACGCTGACTCCATCGACCTGCTACGCAACAGCGGGATCGACTTCGACCGCTTCACCACCGAGGGTGCTGACACAGGCCACTTCGCCGAGCTGCTCATGTCGTCGGGCGTCCTGCTCAACGCTGAGCTCCAGTGGGTCACATTCCACAGCGGGTACGACTTCGGGTACCTGCTCAAGCTGCTAACCGGGCGGAACCTACCCGACACCATGCCTGGATTCTTTGACCTCATCAGAATCTACTTCCCTGTGCTGTACGACATCAAGCATCTCATGAAGTACTGCGGCAGCCTCCATGGTGGCTTGAGCAAGCTTGGTGAGCTACTTGGTGTCCAACGTGTGGGGATCTGCCACCAGGCTGGGTCCGACTCGCTGCTGACCTTGCAGTGCTTCCAAAAGCTGAAGGAGGCATATTTCAGAGGATCGACCGAGAATTATGCCGGTGTATTGTATGGTCTTATTTCTGATGGTGGGGAGAACAGACCACCAGCAGCTCTGCTCATCGAATGA